From Loxodonta africana isolate mLoxAfr1 chromosome 2, mLoxAfr1.hap2, whole genome shotgun sequence, the proteins below share one genomic window:
- the CD74 gene encoding HLA class II histocompatibility antigen gamma chain isoform X2, which produces MEDQRDLISNHEQLPILGQRPQAPESKCSRGALYTGFSVLVALLLAGQATTAYFLYQQQGRLDKLTVTAQNLQLENLRMKLPKPAMPMSKMRMATPLLMRALPMEALPHGPMQNATKYGNMPQDYVMHMLLRTDPLKVYPQLKGTLPENLKHLKNTMDGLDWKAFENWMHQWLLFEMSKNSVEEKPTEAPTKEPLELEDLSSGVDMTKQGVGEVLI; this is translated from the exons ATGGAAGACCAGCGCGACCTCATCTCTAACCATGAGCAGCTGCCCATACTGGGCCAGCGCCCCCAAGCCCCAGAGAG CAAGTGCAGCCGTGGCGCCCTCTACACGGGCTTCTCTGTCCTGgtggctctgctcctggcaggaCAGGCCACCACCGCCTACTTCCTGTACCAGCAGCAGGGCCGGCTGGACAAGCTGACGGTCACTGCCCAGAACCTGCAGCTGGAGAACCTGCGCATGAAGCTTCCCAAAC CGGCCATGCCTATGAGCAAGATGCGGATGGCTACCCCCCTGCTGATGCGGGCGCTGCCCATGGAAGCCCTGCCCCACGGG CCCATGCAGAATGCCACCAAGTATGGCAACATGCCCCAGGACTACGTCATGCATATGCTCTTG AGGACTGACCCCCTAAAAGTGTACCCGCAGCTGAAGGGCACCTTACCGGAGAACCTGAAGCACCTTAAGAACACCATGGATGGCCTGGACTGGAAG GCCTTTGAGAACTGGATGCATCAGTGGCTCTTGTTTGAAATGAGCAAGAACTCTGTGGAGGAGAAGCCCACTGAGGCTCCAACAAAAG AGCCACTGGAACTGGAGGACCTGTCCTCTGGAGTGGACATGACCAAACAGGGTGTGGGTGAAG TCCTCATTTGA
- the CD74 gene encoding HLA class II histocompatibility antigen gamma chain isoform X1 has translation MEDQRDLISNHEQLPILGQRPQAPESKCSRGALYTGFSVLVALLLAGQATTAYFLYQQQGRLDKLTVTAQNLQLENLRMKLPKPAMPMSKMRMATPLLMRALPMEALPHGPMQNATKYGNMPQDYVMHMLLRTDPLKVYPQLKGTLPENLKHLKNTMDGLDWKAFENWMHQWLLFEMSKNSVEEKPTEAPTKALTKCQEEVSRIPAIHPGVYRPKCDENGNYLPLQCYGSTGYCWCVFPNGTEVPHTRSRGHHNCSEPLELEDLSSGVDMTKQGVGEVLI, from the exons ATGGAAGACCAGCGCGACCTCATCTCTAACCATGAGCAGCTGCCCATACTGGGCCAGCGCCCCCAAGCCCCAGAGAG CAAGTGCAGCCGTGGCGCCCTCTACACGGGCTTCTCTGTCCTGgtggctctgctcctggcaggaCAGGCCACCACCGCCTACTTCCTGTACCAGCAGCAGGGCCGGCTGGACAAGCTGACGGTCACTGCCCAGAACCTGCAGCTGGAGAACCTGCGCATGAAGCTTCCCAAAC CGGCCATGCCTATGAGCAAGATGCGGATGGCTACCCCCCTGCTGATGCGGGCGCTGCCCATGGAAGCCCTGCCCCACGGG CCCATGCAGAATGCCACCAAGTATGGCAACATGCCCCAGGACTACGTCATGCATATGCTCTTG AGGACTGACCCCCTAAAAGTGTACCCGCAGCTGAAGGGCACCTTACCGGAGAACCTGAAGCACCTTAAGAACACCATGGATGGCCTGGACTGGAAG GCCTTTGAGAACTGGATGCATCAGTGGCTCTTGTTTGAAATGAGCAAGAACTCTGTGGAGGAGAAGCCCACTGAGGCTCCAACAAAAG CACTGACCAAATGCCAGGAAGAGGTCAGCCGCATCCCTGCCATCCACCCGGGCGTGTACAGGCCCAAGTGCGACGAGAACGGCAACTATTTGCCACTCCAGTGCTATGGGAGCACCGGCTACTGCTGGTGCGTCTTCCCCAACGGCACCGAGGTCCCCCACACCAGGAGCCGTGGGCACCATAACTGCAGTG AGCCACTGGAACTGGAGGACCTGTCCTCTGGAGTGGACATGACCAAACAGGGTGTGGGTGAAG TCCTCATTTGA